The Kaistella daneshvariae genomic sequence TCATTAAAAAAACCTGCCATTACCAGTGCAATCAGCGAAGGCAAAATCAAAACAAATGAAAAGACGAAAGCAGACAGAATTTTTGCGGGTATCTGGTGCAGTTTTGATTTCACCGTCGTGGTAGAAATCGCATAACATAAGGTAGCAAGCAAAAGCAGGAGAATCGGAATTAATTTCAGTTCACCACTTTCACCGCCGGACAGAGCCAATATACACGCGCCGGTAAAACTAATGGCGACCCCGATGAGTTGTCTTTTGGTGGTAGAAAACTTCCAGAATAACATCCCGACGATGATGACGAAAATCGGCATCATGGAATTTACAATTCCGGCGATGCTGCTGCTGAGTTCCGTTTCCGCAATGGGAAAAAGAAACATCGGAATAAAATTACCGGTCAAAGCGGCAAGAATTAGCCATTTTACATTTTTCCTTGGAAATTTTTTGATGTTACCAAGCGCGACCGGCAAAAGCAATATTCCCGCAATTAGCACGCGCAAAGCACCCACTTCATAAGGATTAAAATGCTCCAGCGATTTTTTAATTAAAATAAATGATGAACCCCAAATGATGGAAAGTACGATCAATAAAACCCATCTTTCTTTTTCAGGATTCATAGCTGTTGTTTTTTAGAAGTTTTAAATATTCACTTTTCAGGATCATCTTTGCGCCTAAGCTTTCTAAGTGTTCGGAATGTGCCTGACAATCGATGAGCTCTAAATTTTCGCCCTCATTTTGGATAAAATTGATGAAACC encodes the following:
- a CDS encoding DMT family transporter; translation: MNPEKERWVLLIVLSIIWGSSFILIKKSLEHFNPYEVGALRVLIAGILLLPVALGNIKKFPRKNVKWLILAALTGNFIPMFLFPIAETELSSSIAGIVNSMMPIFVIIVGMLFWKFSTTKRQLIGVAISFTGACILALSGGESGELKLIPILLLLLATLCYAISTTTVKSKLHQIPAKILSAFVFSFVLILPSLIALVMAGFFNDLRPNKSLFIGLGFVSLLSVFGTGLAMMLNYRLLNISTPLFASTVTLLMPVVAVIWGIIDGEKLTFMQLVGGLIILAGLIFLRAKTPKKEKPQEPEAVRF